A region from the Perca fluviatilis chromosome 16, GENO_Pfluv_1.0, whole genome shotgun sequence genome encodes:
- the zfpl1 gene encoding zinc finger protein-like 1, producing the protein MGLCKCPKRKVTNLFCFEHRVNVCEHCLVSNHNKCIVQSYLQWLQDSDYNPNCTLCNNPLNAQDTVRLVCYDVFHWSCLNNLASRLPLHTAPAGYQCPTCQGPVFPPSNLASPIADVLKEQLSSVNWARAGLGLPLIEEPIGVLEETTANDVTDYTNWSTFDAQEQSNIYPSHSYNTSLSPAPNSVSPPAQEDLGGPRKNVDPNVQEHSVVNFTTATTCDTVTLHTASSPRKIYDTRDIDHSSATRIDFDDDKYRRRPALSWFAQILKNRTGGKRTSLSWKQRVFMLLVVGVLGFFTLIIIMAKLGRASAGSDPNLDPLLNPNIRVGKN; encoded by the exons ATGGGTCTCTGCAAGTGTCCGAAGAGAAAGGTGACCAATTTATTCTGCTTCGAACAtcgtgtaaatgtgtgtgagcatTGCCTGGTCTCCAACCACAACAAG TGTATCGTGCAGTCATATTTGCAATGGCTCCAGGACAGCGATTACAACCCCAACTGTACTCTGTGTAATAATCCTCTGAATGCTCAAGACACCGTCAGGCTGGTCTGCTATG ATGTGTTTCACTGGTCCTGTCTTAATAACTTGGCCTCTCGGCTGCCCCTCCATACGGCTCCAGCGGGATACCAGTGTCCCACCTGTCAGGGTCCAGTGTTTCCCCCTTCAAACCTTGCCAGCCCAATTGCTGATGTGCTGAAAGAACAGCTGTCATCTGTTAACTGGGCTAGAGCTGGTTTAGGGCTGCCGCTG ATTGAAGAGCCTATTGGGGTGCTTGAGGAGACCACAGCTAATGATGTCACTGATTATACTAACTGGTCAACATTTGATG CACAAGAACAAAGTAACATTTACCCCAGCCACTCTTACAACACCAGCCTCAGCCCAGCCCCAAATTCTGTCTCACCTCCAGCACAGGAAGACCTTGGAGGTCCTCGTAAAAATGTGGATCCAAATGTGCAGGAGCACTCTGTGGTCAACTTTACTACTGCCACTACCTGTGACACAGTTACACTACACACAG CATCGTCGCCAAGAAAGATCTACGACACACGGGACATCGATCACAGCTCTGCCACACGGATTGACTTTGATGATGACAAGTACCGGAGACGACCAGCGTTAAGTTGGTTTGCTCAAATTCTCAA aaatCGCACAGGTGGAAAGCGGACCTCTCTGTCCTGGAAACAGCGGGTCTTCATGCTCCTTGTGGTCGGAGTTCTGGGATTCTTTACGTTGATAATCATCATGGCTAAACTTGGACGTGCCTCTGCTGGCTCTGACCCAAATTTAGATCCTCTTCTTAACCCTAACATCCGCGTGgggaaaaactga